The proteins below are encoded in one region of Takifugu rubripes chromosome 1, fTakRub1.2, whole genome shotgun sequence:
- the clybl gene encoding citramalyl-CoA lyase, mitochondrial isoform X3, with translation MLVELDLGRTEKCVRVNSVSSGLAEADLQVILQAELLPPAIMLPKVENIQEVKWFVDRFQHNLKGRPLTEPIRLVTFVETAVGLLNFKAVCEEMSRLAPKVGLHHDGVVFGSDDFCASIGATRTADARELLYARQKVVVTSKAFGLQAIDLVYIDYKDVEGLRKQAREGALMGFTGKQVIHPGQVQAVQEEFSPSPERVQWAKELISAFEQHQNEGKGAFTFRGSMIDMPSVKQAQNIITLSAVMPDK, from the exons ATGCTAGTGGAACTGGACCTGGGACGCACAGAGAAGTGTGTGAGAGTCAACTCTGTTTCCAGCGGCCTGGCTGaggctgacctgcaggtcatCCTCCAGGCGGAGCTTCTCCCTCCTGCCATCATGTTACCAAAAGTGGAAAACATACAGGAGGTAAAATGG TTTGTTGACAGGTTTCAGCACAACTTGAAAGGACGGCCACTGACAGAACCCATTCGACTGGTCACCTTTGTGGAAACTGCTGTAGGCCTTCTCAATTTTAAG GCGGTGTGTGAGGAAATGTCTCGCCTCGCTCCCAAAGTGGGTCTTCACCATGACGGTGTGGTGTTTGGCTCCGATGACTTCTGTGCAAGTATAG GTGCCACCCGGACTGCAGATGCCAGGGAGCTCCTGTATGCACGGCAGAAGGTAGTGGTGACCAGCAAAGCCTTTGGGCTACAGGCTATTGATCTGGTCTACATCGATTACAAGGATGTGGAGGGGCTGAGGAAGCAGGCCAGAGAGGGAGCACTAATGGGCTTCACAG gaaaacaggTTATCCACCCGGGGCAGGTCCAGGCTGTACAGGAGGAGTTTTCCCCTAGTCCAGAGAGAGTTCAGTGGGCGAAAGAGCTCATCTCTGCCTTTGAGCAACACCAAAATGAAGGAAAG GGTGCGTTCACCTTCCGTGGCAGCATGATTGACATGCCCTCGGTGAAGCAGGCCCAGAACATCATCACACTGTCCGCCGTGATGCCGGACAAATAA